One Bradyrhizobium sp. CCGB12 genomic window carries:
- a CDS encoding ATP-grasp domain-containing protein, which translates to MKERVCVIVDAYSTGRYLPEEFKGYGIKTVHAMSSAQIPPIFQSHFNADVYDEVLRPGERMSDEEVVQFHLEALRGRELEFIIAGCESGVELADSLSERIGLPSNGTALSAARRDKSRLSDALTSAGVRSIRQVVSDNAENVTTWMRQQRFDEIVIKPLNSAGTEDVFFCSTDADVRRAVNAIVGKTNCLGVMNRFALGQEKINGQQYTVNAVSIDGETFITEVWTYDTVLVKGAASVCSLEQLLEGEEPVVQELSDYLVQALKALEIVNGPAHAEIIVDRMGPVLVDCGARLQGTMSAKARTMALGHNHITSTAWRYADPIGFTEYMRRRGPYRRKAHALCVSLVSDMDGVVNGYPGLESIRKLPSFADAIAFVPIGQNLVRTTDLASTPGIVYLVSNDLTELDNDYRKLRAMRMDQVFELRAQGQS; encoded by the coding sequence ATGAAGGAACGTGTTTGTGTCATAGTCGACGCATACTCAACAGGCCGATACCTCCCGGAAGAGTTCAAAGGTTATGGAATAAAGACTGTGCACGCGATGTCGAGTGCGCAGATTCCGCCAATCTTTCAGTCGCACTTCAACGCCGACGTCTATGATGAAGTCCTTAGGCCGGGCGAGCGCATGAGTGACGAGGAGGTCGTGCAGTTTCATCTGGAGGCCCTTCGAGGTAGAGAGCTGGAATTCATCATAGCCGGATGCGAATCAGGAGTTGAGCTTGCCGATTCGTTATCCGAACGGATCGGGCTGCCTTCGAATGGGACCGCGTTGTCAGCTGCAAGGCGCGACAAGTCACGCTTGTCTGACGCGTTGACGTCTGCAGGGGTGCGATCGATCAGACAAGTTGTATCCGACAACGCCGAAAACGTCACAACCTGGATGCGTCAACAGCGCTTCGACGAAATCGTGATAAAGCCCTTGAACAGCGCTGGTACGGAGGACGTGTTCTTTTGCTCGACCGATGCTGATGTTCGCAGGGCTGTGAATGCTATTGTCGGGAAAACAAATTGCCTCGGAGTGATGAATCGCTTTGCACTTGGCCAAGAGAAGATAAACGGTCAACAGTACACCGTGAACGCTGTATCGATCGATGGCGAAACGTTCATCACGGAGGTGTGGACTTATGACACTGTTCTCGTCAAGGGCGCGGCATCCGTCTGCTCGCTTGAGCAGCTGCTGGAAGGCGAGGAGCCGGTTGTTCAAGAGCTGTCGGACTATTTGGTGCAGGCATTAAAGGCGCTTGAGATCGTCAACGGACCTGCTCATGCCGAGATCATCGTAGATCGCATGGGGCCGGTTCTGGTGGACTGTGGAGCGCGGCTTCAAGGGACAATGTCCGCAAAAGCCCGGACCATGGCTTTGGGCCACAATCATATAACATCGACGGCGTGGCGCTACGCAGATCCCATCGGCTTCACTGAGTATATGAGGCGACGCGGCCCTTACAGGCGGAAGGCTCACGCACTGTGCGTCTCACTCGTCTCCGATATGGATGGTGTTGTCAACGGCTATCCCGGACTCGAATCAATCCGCAAGCTGCCCAGCTTCGCCGATGCGATAGCATTTGTTCCGATAGGTCAAAACCTGGTCCGGACGACCGACTTAGCATCTACTCCGGGAATCGTGTATCTCGTGAGCAATGACTTGACTGAGCTTGATAACGACTATCGCAAGCTGAGAGCAATGCGTATGGACCAGGTGTTCGAGTTGAGGGCGCAGGGTCAGAGTTGA
- a CDS encoding glutamine synthetase family protein, whose translation MGPLHESRKALIGVCDFDGVLRGKLVLSDDVSAGDRIIKFSEAVLAWDCSDRVIQANSAQELPSVFGDADLRVLSATARAVPTCHDRFLYLAEFAGAHESICPRGVLRKVLRRAADHGYSCTAGFEFEFTLFNESAETIHKKPYDQWVPLTRGPFGYSVARTLASNELFDEILAFCDDARLPLSGLHFETGPGAIEASLRHCDALEAADRAVLLKSIVKSWAQTRGMMATFMAKVSENWPGQSGHIHISMSSNGQNAFYDGKASRNISGTMNQFVGGQLKYMNDFCVLAAPNVNSYKRLLPGFWAPTCPSWGVDNRSCAVRVIPGNESAHRLEYRLSGADINPYLALAGAIGSGILGVEENAVLATPIAGDASEERHAAYEPLPQNLAEATSRFAQSQEAIDVFGDRFVEAFSRSRRWEWDAVQHRVSDCERERYFEVI comes from the coding sequence GTGGGTCCCTTGCATGAGTCGCGTAAGGCCTTGATTGGCGTATGCGACTTTGATGGTGTTCTTCGAGGCAAGCTTGTTCTGTCCGACGATGTCTCGGCTGGTGACAGGATAATCAAGTTCTCCGAAGCCGTGCTGGCGTGGGATTGCTCGGACCGAGTGATACAAGCCAATTCTGCGCAAGAGCTGCCTTCAGTATTCGGAGACGCCGATCTGCGTGTTTTGTCGGCCACCGCGCGCGCGGTACCTACTTGCCATGACCGTTTTCTTTACCTCGCGGAGTTTGCAGGTGCGCATGAGAGCATCTGCCCACGTGGTGTTTTGCGGAAGGTTTTACGCAGAGCTGCTGACCACGGATACAGTTGCACTGCTGGATTCGAGTTTGAGTTCACGCTGTTTAATGAGAGCGCGGAGACAATTCATAAGAAACCATATGATCAATGGGTCCCCCTAACGCGAGGCCCATTCGGCTACTCAGTAGCGCGCACCCTCGCCAGCAATGAGCTGTTCGACGAGATTTTGGCCTTTTGTGATGATGCTAGACTACCCCTCAGCGGGCTCCACTTTGAAACCGGCCCTGGCGCGATTGAGGCTTCGCTTCGTCATTGCGATGCCCTCGAGGCTGCGGATCGGGCAGTCTTACTCAAATCGATTGTGAAATCCTGGGCTCAGACTCGGGGCATGATGGCAACGTTTATGGCCAAGGTTTCGGAGAATTGGCCAGGACAGTCGGGACATATTCACATTTCAATGTCGTCGAATGGTCAGAATGCATTCTACGACGGCAAGGCGAGCCGCAACATCTCGGGAACTATGAACCAATTCGTCGGCGGACAGCTGAAATACATGAACGACTTTTGTGTCCTCGCTGCGCCCAACGTGAATAGCTATAAGAGGCTGCTGCCCGGCTTTTGGGCTCCAACCTGTCCGAGTTGGGGAGTTGATAATCGCTCTTGTGCAGTACGGGTCATTCCGGGCAACGAGTCCGCGCACCGTCTTGAATACAGATTGAGCGGCGCAGATATAAACCCCTATCTCGCGCTCGCCGGTGCCATCGGCTCCGGTATTCTGGGCGTTGAAGAGAATGCTGTGTTGGCAACTCCAATTGCTGGTGATGCAAGCGAAGAAAGACACGCTGCCTATGAGCCGCTTCCTCAGAACTTGGCTGAGGCCACATCCCGGTTTGCGCAGTCTCAAGAAGCGATTGACGTTTTCGGCGACAGGTTTGTTGAAGCGTTTTCCCGCTCCCGGCGGTGGGAGTGGGATGCTGTTCAACATCGAGTGTCCGACTGTGAACGAGAGCGGTACTTTGAGGTCATTTAG
- a CDS encoding gamma-glutamyl-gamma-aminobutyrate hydrolase family protein: protein MISQRTEARAVVGVTSNRLLADGVHRDWLRRKYVQALVRYAGVACAILPTIDAEDAELDNDLTIMNRLDGLMLTGDESNIDPVILTSSASGRLRATSQHDIQAGVRDRPRDRLSAAAIEKAVALGMPILGICRGLQELNVYFGGTLYPSLSEWGLQSGQMHAEKAGLPRDRQYDTAHTVKFCPDGVLLPIAGAAEAHVNSLHNQGIERLAAALKPEAWASDGLIEAASVTGGPTLQIGVQWHPEWHVETDPLSKQLFSAFGAACVTYRSESGRGRL, encoded by the coding sequence TTGATATCGCAACGGACAGAAGCACGAGCCGTGGTGGGCGTAACCTCAAACCGTCTTTTGGCAGATGGCGTGCACCGGGACTGGTTGCGGCGCAAATACGTCCAAGCTCTCGTCCGCTATGCGGGCGTGGCTTGCGCGATATTGCCGACAATCGATGCTGAGGATGCCGAACTCGACAATGATCTGACGATCATGAACAGGCTCGACGGTTTGATGTTGACGGGGGATGAATCGAATATTGATCCAGTCATCCTCACCTCGTCCGCTTCGGGCAGGCTGAGGGCGACAAGTCAGCACGACATTCAAGCTGGCGTGAGAGATCGTCCTCGTGACAGACTGTCGGCGGCAGCCATTGAGAAGGCCGTTGCCCTTGGGATGCCGATACTGGGCATTTGCCGCGGCCTTCAGGAGCTTAACGTCTATTTTGGCGGCACACTTTACCCATCCCTGTCCGAATGGGGGCTGCAAAGCGGACAAATGCATGCTGAGAAGGCCGGTTTGCCGAGGGATCGCCAGTACGATACAGCGCACACCGTGAAATTTTGTCCGGACGGCGTTCTCCTTCCTATCGCTGGCGCGGCCGAAGCACACGTTAACTCCTTGCATAATCAGGGCATAGAAAGGCTTGCGGCTGCGCTAAAGCCTGAAGCCTGGGCGTCCGACGGTCTGATCGAGGCGGCCTCGGTAACAGGCGGGCCGACGCTGCAGATTGGGGTGCAGTGGCACCCCGAATGGCACGTCGAAACTGATCCCCTGAGCAAGCAGCTTTTCAGCGCATTTGGAGCGGCGTGCGTCACGTACCGCTCAGAAAGTGGCAGAGGCCGCTTGTGA
- the rtxC gene encoding dhydrorhizobitoxine desaturase, with translation MKQADAWKLRSSRFEPVQFDREINQQLSALRPDNITGAVYIVKDYAVIAACVLTTVHVSYWLYPIAVLLIGAYQRGLTTIAHDAAHRTLAKNTTWNYILGILFAAYPLFQRHWAYRISHVYLHHPYLGDPEKDPDLKFFLSSGVYDVLPPKQYAFNMIWKPILGGATVVYLKYLWTNRFSISVEDQSRSGILVDKYGFYLFWILILGGAYLVGLLHIVVLFWIVPYLTTFQVLGWFIELAEHSPMCETETKNVYLTRNRKGNFIERAILGQNLDEYHLEHHLSPGIPFWLLHKAQKIRMQDPHYASVAATWGGLFVKGPQGQPSVIAQLMDRNRRLYQQSLACRDAKERSA, from the coding sequence ATGAAACAGGCAGATGCTTGGAAACTGAGGTCGTCGCGTTTTGAGCCGGTTCAATTTGATCGCGAGATCAACCAGCAGCTCTCCGCGCTGAGACCTGATAACATCACGGGGGCCGTTTACATCGTGAAAGACTACGCTGTGATCGCAGCTTGCGTCCTTACGACGGTCCATGTCTCCTATTGGCTCTATCCAATCGCAGTTCTCTTGATTGGGGCCTACCAGCGCGGATTGACGACGATCGCTCACGATGCCGCGCACCGCACGCTCGCGAAGAATACGACCTGGAACTACATCCTGGGCATCTTGTTCGCGGCATATCCCTTGTTCCAGCGCCACTGGGCCTACCGCATTTCACACGTATATCTGCATCACCCATATCTCGGCGATCCGGAGAAGGATCCCGACTTGAAATTCTTCCTGTCCAGCGGCGTTTACGATGTCCTGCCCCCTAAGCAGTACGCTTTCAACATGATCTGGAAGCCGATATTGGGCGGCGCGACAGTCGTGTATCTGAAGTACCTATGGACCAATCGGTTCTCGATAAGTGTCGAGGACCAGAGCCGGTCGGGGATCCTCGTCGACAAATATGGCTTTTATCTCTTCTGGATACTCATACTCGGTGGGGCATATCTCGTTGGACTGCTCCACATCGTCGTCCTGTTTTGGATCGTGCCCTACCTCACAACGTTTCAGGTTCTCGGCTGGTTCATCGAGCTCGCCGAGCACTCACCAATGTGCGAGACCGAGACAAAGAATGTCTACCTGACCCGGAATAGAAAGGGAAATTTTATCGAGCGCGCCATTTTGGGTCAGAATTTGGACGAATACCACCTTGAGCACCACCTATCCCCCGGTATTCCTTTCTGGCTCTTGCACAAAGCTCAGAAAATTCGAATGCAGGATCCTCACTACGCAAGTGTTGCCGCAACGTGGGGAGGGCTCTTCGTCAAGGGACCTCAAGGTCAACCTAGCGTCATTGCCCAGTTGATGGACCGAAATCGGCGCTTGTATCAACAGTCTCTGGCGTGTCGCGATGCGAAGGAGCGGTCGGCTTGA
- a CDS encoding 2-aminoethylphosphonate--pyruvate transaminase: MQLDLASRDCEFKEVTARMRRLMLNVSGNAEGYSVVPIQGGGSFGMEAALSSFLTRADRPLVCINGIYGERILKILRLWGVEAVKLIKRATDPLDPEEIAERLSRESGITHVCVVHCETTTGIVNPLEPIMEVTRRRGVKTIVDAMSSFGGVNIDLSRGGPDVIVTSSNKCIEGPPGLAFVIASRELLENALQEPRSFVLDVRDQWRSLERTGEWRSTPPTHIVQAVTKALEILSIEGTDARRSRYEKIKDSIIRELEGVVPPLLAEHLQSPVCVAFTAPAGISDQVAFDGLYRHLAAHNLYIYSKLHLPTRSFRIGCIGEIRYDWIERLGCAFRTYFRSGRPRSVGQASAQETRDSSAEISGPTAAIAQLPYSTETAALHAGYRRDPATKAVAVPIYQSTAYELDGDLNHIADVYNVKADGFTYTRIINPTTRALEKRYAAVDMGSDSLAVASGQAATFLAIVNLSSGEVGDNVVASPYLYGNTWNLLHNTLKRLGISVRTADPRDPETFERAIDDRTICLFGEVISNPCLIPLPVRQLAEIGRRHGVPLVVDNTTTPLVCRPSALGAAITTYSATKYICGHGTTLGGLIVDNCEFDYRGRSRFPLFNGPDDAHGGIIWRNALVEVDDLGKSEFLLKARMTWLRDTGAAISPFASFQLIQGLETLHLRMKEHCENARIVANFLNEHPKVRRVYYPSLFEGADREIIDQTLDSGYGHGAMIMFEVENEQAGRKFIQNVSLMYHVSNVGDARTLVTHPVSTTHTTVPREKREAAGIFGGSIRLCVGIEDITDIIKDLEKALSAI; encoded by the coding sequence ATGCAGCTCGACCTTGCATCGCGCGATTGCGAGTTCAAGGAAGTGACCGCGCGCATGAGGCGGCTTATGCTCAATGTGTCGGGCAATGCGGAAGGCTATTCGGTCGTTCCTATCCAGGGGGGCGGCTCCTTTGGAATGGAGGCCGCTCTCTCTTCCTTCCTCACCCGGGCCGATCGGCCGCTCGTTTGCATAAACGGCATTTATGGAGAGCGCATTCTCAAAATTCTTCGGCTATGGGGCGTCGAGGCGGTGAAGCTTATCAAGCGAGCCACCGATCCCTTGGACCCTGAGGAAATCGCCGAGCGCTTGAGCCGAGAGTCAGGTATCACGCACGTATGCGTCGTCCATTGCGAGACGACGACCGGAATTGTGAATCCGCTCGAGCCGATCATGGAAGTGACTAGGCGACGTGGCGTGAAGACTATCGTTGACGCGATGAGTTCTTTCGGCGGCGTCAACATCGATCTGAGTCGTGGCGGACCAGACGTCATTGTTACGTCGAGCAACAAGTGCATCGAAGGTCCACCGGGATTGGCTTTTGTCATTGCCTCCCGCGAGCTCCTTGAGAATGCTCTCCAAGAGCCACGATCGTTTGTTCTCGACGTCAGAGATCAATGGCGGTCGCTTGAACGCACAGGTGAATGGCGATCAACCCCTCCAACACACATCGTTCAGGCAGTTACAAAGGCATTGGAGATCCTGAGCATCGAAGGCACTGATGCCAGGCGCAGCAGGTATGAGAAGATAAAGGACAGCATCATCCGAGAGCTGGAAGGGGTGGTGCCCCCATTGCTTGCGGAGCACCTGCAGTCGCCGGTTTGCGTGGCGTTCACCGCTCCAGCTGGAATCTCTGACCAGGTGGCGTTTGATGGGCTATACCGCCATCTGGCAGCCCATAATCTCTACATCTACTCTAAGCTGCACCTTCCTACCCGCAGTTTTAGGATCGGCTGTATTGGCGAGATTCGATACGATTGGATCGAGCGGTTGGGCTGTGCCTTTCGCACTTACTTCCGGTCCGGTCGGCCTAGGTCTGTGGGGCAAGCGTCAGCCCAGGAGACTCGCGACAGCAGCGCAGAGATCTCGGGCCCAACGGCAGCCATCGCGCAGCTTCCATATTCAACCGAAACTGCTGCTCTCCACGCAGGATACCGCCGTGATCCGGCGACGAAAGCTGTGGCAGTGCCGATCTATCAGAGCACGGCCTATGAGCTCGATGGCGATTTGAACCATATTGCTGACGTCTACAACGTAAAGGCTGATGGTTTCACCTATACCAGGATCATCAATCCGACGACCCGCGCACTGGAAAAAAGGTATGCCGCCGTCGACATGGGAAGCGACTCGCTGGCTGTTGCATCGGGCCAAGCGGCGACGTTTCTCGCGATCGTAAACTTATCAAGCGGTGAGGTGGGAGATAACGTCGTCGCTTCTCCGTATCTATACGGAAATACATGGAATCTGCTCCACAACACCTTGAAGCGTCTTGGGATCAGCGTAAGGACGGCCGACCCTCGAGACCCCGAGACCTTCGAACGTGCCATTGACGATCGGACAATATGTCTGTTCGGGGAGGTGATCTCGAATCCCTGTCTGATTCCGCTTCCTGTACGACAGCTAGCGGAGATCGGCAGAAGGCACGGCGTCCCCCTGGTCGTGGACAATACGACAACCCCCCTGGTATGCCGGCCGTCAGCTCTCGGCGCTGCGATTACGACGTACTCTGCCACGAAGTACATTTGCGGTCATGGGACGACGCTCGGCGGACTGATCGTCGACAATTGTGAGTTCGACTATCGGGGAAGGTCTCGCTTTCCGCTGTTCAACGGTCCGGACGATGCGCACGGCGGAATCATCTGGCGCAATGCGTTGGTGGAGGTCGATGACCTCGGAAAGAGCGAGTTTCTTCTCAAGGCGCGCATGACTTGGTTGCGCGATACTGGCGCGGCCATTTCGCCATTTGCAAGCTTCCAGCTCATTCAAGGATTGGAAACCCTGCATCTTCGCATGAAGGAGCACTGCGAGAACGCCAGAATTGTAGCCAACTTTCTGAATGAACATCCAAAAGTGCGTCGGGTCTACTACCCGAGCTTGTTTGAAGGAGCTGACCGGGAAATCATCGATCAGACGCTCGATAGCGGGTACGGGCATGGAGCGATGATCATGTTTGAGGTGGAGAACGAGCAAGCCGGCCGCAAGTTCATCCAGAACGTCAGCTTGATGTATCACGTATCGAATGTGGGGGATGCCCGCACGCTAGTAACCCATCCTGTCTCTACGACCCACACCACTGTCCCGCGGGAAAAGCGCGAGGCTGCCGGCATATTCGGCGGCTCCATCCGGCTTTGCGTCGGCATCGAAGATATTACCGACATCATCAAGGACTTGGAAAAGGCGCTTTCCGCAATCTGA
- a CDS encoding DMT family transporter, translated as MLLVALYVLVSAAGDVYAAAYFQQANVWITLLLSFAIVSVTFNVLAHREGVAVRVGKSSSLAFVSLNCVTAISWIGLFVGLKYAEPAIVVTFMVALGPTATAWLNALIRGQGRLPKSDVVASVLIAAVGSYMVWIAASGNAGIEWGPRSSLGIFLAIVAGLSLSLTSILVKLLFDRGLSSRQVLAHRFYGAILLLLGLSDHSSILQELSQHWLAIVMIALSTIVVPLLLVQEGIRRVEPFTVNMVLSTAPIITFLFQYFDSRIVPSFYTLVGNVLISAIAVGNLYFQYRRSA; from the coding sequence GTGCTCCTTGTTGCGCTCTATGTTCTCGTTAGCGCCGCAGGTGACGTCTATGCAGCAGCGTATTTCCAGCAAGCAAATGTATGGATCACTCTCCTGCTATCCTTTGCTATTGTAAGCGTGACATTCAACGTCTTGGCTCACCGCGAAGGCGTTGCAGTGAGAGTGGGGAAGTCATCGAGTCTTGCCTTTGTGTCGCTCAATTGTGTCACCGCGATAAGCTGGATCGGCTTGTTTGTCGGACTGAAATATGCCGAGCCCGCTATCGTCGTCACGTTCATGGTGGCATTAGGACCCACTGCAACAGCATGGTTGAATGCACTGATCAGGGGGCAGGGACGTCTCCCCAAATCAGATGTCGTCGCGAGCGTTCTGATTGCGGCTGTCGGTAGTTACATGGTCTGGATCGCGGCCAGCGGCAACGCTGGAATCGAATGGGGCCCACGATCATCCCTTGGGATCTTCCTGGCAATCGTAGCTGGGCTGTCGCTTTCGCTGACCAGTATCCTCGTGAAACTGCTGTTTGATCGTGGATTATCTAGCCGACAAGTACTGGCTCATCGTTTCTACGGAGCAATCCTCTTGTTGCTGGGATTGAGCGATCATTCCAGTATCTTACAAGAACTCTCACAGCATTGGCTTGCAATCGTCATGATTGCCCTTTCAACGATCGTTGTTCCCTTGCTCCTGGTGCAAGAGGGCATTCGCCGCGTAGAGCCATTCACCGTCAACATGGTCTTGTCCACGGCACCTATCATTACGTTTCTGTTCCAGTACTTCGATTCTCGCATCGTGCCGTCATTTTATACGCTCGTGGGAAATGTTCTCATTTCGGCTATCGCCGTGGGTAACCTCTACTTCCAGTACCGGAGATCCGCATGA